CAGAGCCTGGCAGAAACTCTTATTTTTCTTACAGGTACTTTAAGATCAATAGTTCTgaatttccctcctccctccaattACATTCCTGGTGAAATCCACCCTGATTTAGGGGTCTGGGGGGAGATGGGGTGATGCGAATTCCAgtgttattttataattttagagtCACATTTCTATTGAGTCTTAAAAGCTGAGTTGAGAGAAGCTTTCTTGCCATGTCCCCATTAAGATATGTTTGCCTCCCACTGTGAGACTCCCAAAGGTAGATTCATCACCTGTTATGTCAAGGAAAAGAGTGgaaaagagcaaaagagacaTCCTCTCTGTTAACTCTCCAGGGCCTAGTTTCTGATTTCTCTGTGGCTATTAGGTAAATACACCTAGCAGAATAAAACAGGAAATGTATTCCAGACAAGAAAAACGAGGGTCTTTGAGTTTTATAATATATGACATATCTGACGGTGCTACCCAGTAGCATGTCTCTTTTTCCAACTGGCTCTATGTCTCTCCTTTCCTCAGGTCTAATGCGCGAATCTCACAGATATGGGTAATCTGACCACAGTCAAAGAATTCCTCCTGCTGGGATTCGGGAATCTCCATGggttacagttttttcttttggGGATATTTCTGGGAATGTATGTAGTGACTTTGCTGGGGAACCTTCTTATCCTTATCATCATTTCCCTTGATCGTAACCTCCaaacccccatgtacttctttctgTCCAATTTCTCCTTCCTTGAGATCTGGTACACTACCTCTATTGCCCCTAAGATGCTGCAGACCCTTCTGGTAGGTCCCAAGGTGATTTCTTTTGTGGGCTGTGTGGTGCAGTTTTACTTCTTCGGTTCCATGGCAGTAGCTGAGTGCTTTCTGCTGGCTGCCATGTCTTACGACCGCTACCTTGCCAtctgcagccccctccagtacCCATCGCTCATGAACCTCCACACGTGTGTCCTGCTTGCAAGCGGCTCTTGGCTGGGTGGCTTCCTAACCCCTGTGGTCACTGTTGCCATGACTTTTCAGCTGCCATTCTGTGCAGCCTATACGATCGACCACTTCTTCTGTGACCTGGCCCCTGTGCTGAAGCTGGCCTGCTCTGATACTGAGATCGTGGAGAAAACCGCCTTCCTCCTGGCCTCCTTCGTCACCATGGTGCCCTTCGTACTCACCGTAGCCTCCTATATCCACATTGTGGCTGCTGTCCTCAGGATTCCATCAGCTGCAGGAAAGCGACgagccttctccacctgctcctcccacctcACAGTGGTCACGCTGTACTATGGAACACTGGGAACAGTGTACGCTGTCCCCGCAGCGACCTGGGCTGCTGTCCTGAACAAGATCTTCTCCTTGTTCTACACTGTGGTCACTCCCATGGTCAACCCCATCGTGTACAGCCTGAGAAACAAGGATGTTCAGAAGGCAGTGAGAAGGCTTATGAGTCACTGGGCATCTGCTAAGGGGAGCTCCgggcccccaccacccccagggaGTATTTTTTTTCTCCGAACAGCCTGGGCTTCTATGAAGGACACCAAGCACTAGGCTGAGTACTTGGGGGCTCAGCCCACTGCTGCTCCCTCCTTCAAGGGAAAGAGCCAACAGAGTAGGAACCCTCCCTGAATCCTTACAGACCTAATGTTCTTGGGAATTCCAGGGTAATCCTTGCATGGTAAAATAAGTTTGCCAGACATGCCTCTTAGGGGAAAAATTCAAAACACCCAAATTTGCTTGCTGCaaaagtctctctctctgtctttgtctctcttgctgtgtgtgtgttatagaAACATCTGTTGGTGTTAAAGTTTTTGGTTTCATTATGTGCATGTGCCCAATGTGCCCACgtgtctgcacacacacacacacacacacacacacacctctacatacacacacagccacCATACCGTTCTCCTACAAACTTAGATGCCTTCCACTGTGCCTCTCGTTAGGGCTTATGCACACTCACACTGCCTACTGTTTCTTAGATTGTCTGCCTCTCTGCTGATCAGAGCCATGTCTAAAATCGTAGAGCAGCTATTGACTGTCCTGCTCATTTCAATTAAGCCCCTTGAAGACTGGAATAACATCATCCTTATTATTCTTGACGCCCCCTATCACTGTGCTCTACACAGATGCAAGATAATTATTTGTTGATTGAATGAATCAATGACTAATCAAAGTGATGGAGGCTTGGTGGATGAAGAGAGTTTAAAACAAGTCACTTTTTTTCCTGGCCTCTCCTCCTCATTTTTCTCCTCATGGTCATAGACATCCCCAACTCCCCCCACAGGCAGCTCTGATGGAGCCCCCTAATCTTGCtccttgccatgccctcctcatccACCTTCCCCACAGCGGCTAGATGTACCTTCCTAAAACCCACACCTGACACTATACTCTCACAGTTCATCACTCTCCGTGGTTCTCCAGTGCCCCTGAAAAGGAGTGAgagcttctcctcctggcttgtgGCCCCCTCTTGACCTCACCGCTCACcaatctccttctctccctctgggCTCCAGCCACACCAAACACCTCAAATAGAATTGGAAACCCTCTAAAGGGAAGATCACCTGCTCACCATGTATCTCCCACAGCATCTAGATCCAGAGCAGCACACAAAAAGGAGTTGCTCAAATAAGATGTCTTAAATTGAATAGTAATGGGACCTTCACCTTCCTTTCCTCTTCGTTTCCACTTACTGGCTTCTAGCACTTTGGCTTGAGGAAAAGGCAATCTTGATTGGCTgtcagtgatgtgtgtgtgtgtgtgtgtgtgtgtgtgtgtgtgtgtgtttacctaTTTCACCTGCCTGCCCTCCAGGTAGGCACCACACGGGAGCAGATAGACTCCTTTCCCCCTAAAGAAACCTCCTCCTGTAATATGAGTCAAAGAACGCCAAGTGGTTTGGGAAACACTTTCCCAGCTGGTTCTTCCTACTCCCTTCCTGGCCACCCACAGAGTTCCCTCTTGTATAGGGTCTAATTGTCTCTAATCTAGCTTTAACTTCTTATAATTACCCTCAATTAGAAAATAGAGCCTGCAGAACACACTCCTTGTGGTTAAGACATGGATCCAGAGTAGAAGTGTAATTACTTTTTGGCCTCTCAGGGGTTCTGCCTAGCCTTCTGTGCAGACATAGAGTGGAAAGGCTACATCTGCTCCATCCACACatgtctttcttttattcttgaaTCCGGGTTTCTGAGATAGTTGAGGGGTTTGTTTGGTGTGTTAgctatatggattttttttttaatctactagTCTAAGCTCAACTGGGCTTAGAAACCTTCAACTATTTCCCATTGCCCTTAGGAAAAAGTCCGAATGCCCCATGGAAGTGACCAACATAACCTGTCAACTTTCAAGGGCCTGTAGCCCATCTAGAGTGTGTTCATGGCCAAAAAAGATGTAACACTTCTCTCAGTCTcatattttgttgcttttttgcTCTCTGAACTCATTTCCTTCCTGGATGTTCCTCAAACCTGCTTGCCTCCTCATAACTTTCGTGGATGctattctttcttccctttcttactTCACTATTTACTTGGCTCATTCTTTGAGTTCCACCCAGTTTCTTTATCAAATGCTCTTAGAGCACCCTAGCTTTTTCacgttttctttttgtttgtttgtttgtttactttttaaatatggaaTTGAAAAAGAGTATTTTCCCCCAGTCTTCTCCCAAAAAGTTTACTTCAGTTCactttttcattataaatttctCACAGCTGCACTAGAATGTTCTGcatgagattttatatatatacatacatcctcTACCTGGACTATAAACTGCACAAAACAGGATCTGCGTCTGTTTTGTTTGAATACTACATCCctagtgcccagcacagagcttAACAAGGAAtaatcattcaataaatacttgttgataAAAGAAAAGAGCCAtctaaagttattttatttatttgataaagCATTATGTTCCTGTCACTCAAGATGCAGTTATTTAATCTTGTTGTGGACTAATTAGTTTCACTCTGTTCCCAAAACCACAGTGTATCTCCCTATTCTGTGCCAATCATCACACACCTCTGTGTAATTTCCCCGAGGGAACTGGAGGAGGGTGTACGGCTCAGGACAACTCATCCCTACTGGTGAGAAACACGTCAAAGTGCATGTCCTTCTCACAGTGATAGTACAGCTTCCCTGCCAAATACAAAaggcagcactttttttttttttatggtgctTTGGTTGATACACTGCTCCTGCAGTGTGAATAGTCTTTCTCTATTCAGTGAAACATTATGTTAATGATTGGACAGGGTAATTAATAGCAGATCAGATTACATTTTCAGGTCTCTGTACAAGCCAAAGAGAAATTATCCTCATTAACCTGATCAGTACAAACTGTCATACTAGATTAGAAGAGCTCCAGCTTCAATTTATACCTTAACCCTCGCTGTTTTGGCCAGATGGCTTGCTGGTACCTCCATGCTGGTACTTTGCTGGTACTTTCCTCGCTGaggaaagagggagaagaaaTCTGGAATGAGCAAGTCAAGGTAAAGAAGAAGCAACACGGACTTCAGTCTTGCCTTAAAAGAAGTTTGCCAACAGTACTTGCCTCAAAATTAAGAACACATCCATGTTAGATTTTTTTATGCAAGGTGGCTAGGCTAGGATGTGGGGGAGGCTGCATGGCAGCCTCTCAAGGCAATGGCACTGATTGTGCAAGTTTCTAATTGTGTTCCAGAGTATCATATCTGGAGCTAGAACTCCAGAGAGAGGACCTAGAGACAGATTTCAGTGCCTTAAGAGTAGAGGATTGCCAAGAGTTAGACAAGTATCATCAGGAACCCAAGCAAATGAATTGGGGTCTGAGTGGGATTCACAGGTTAATTTTAGTACAAACCAAGAATACAGGCAAACAATATTTAGGGCTTTCTGGCAGGGGGCTCCACTGTTTCTAAGCTTTAGTGTTTCTTCTGCTTCTCAAGTTCTATAGACTCTTCAAATTTATCTTCTATGCCCAACTTCATCTGTAGTGTAAGATCATTCCTGGTATAAACATGAATGAAGACGAAAGCAAAGTGTGGGGACATGATGTCTGGTATCACTACTATTCTAGCTGGTCAAGATTAGTGTTTAACAAAACTGATATCAAATGGTGTTTCACAGTACTACTAAAGTAATTGGAGGGATTATGTGACAAAGTCATCAAAATTTACATATACAAATGGGAGTTGTCCTTTTCATTGAAGTCCACTGGGAAACTATATACTTATTCCATTGATTCTAAAGATAAAATCAGTGGAACTTATTTTTGAGTATTTTCTTTAGCTCCTTAGATACAGTCTGTTGAATTTCCTCAGCTGAAATTAACTTTCATCTTCTGAGGATGGATTTACATTCTACAAATGGTCAAAAGTCCCTTTGAGTTTAGTGTGATAAGTAAAGTAACTTTGGAGATTGAGGGTATCATTCAAagaatgattattattattgttattatctttattattcttAACATTATGAGTCATTAAATGTTGTCTAGGCTTACGGGTCAAATCAGAGATGGCCACAATCTAAAGATCAGATAGGCCATCAAGGCTTACATTAACTCTAAGAAGGACTTAAGTATTATGAAACGAACTCAAAGAGCTGACCAAAATGTCAGAGACACCTGGAAGTGGCAATAGTAGAAGTCAATGCAAGAAATAGCCAGAAggaatccaggaggttctcagaGCTGATAGAAGCATAGTTCTAAAGTAAGGGACAGAGTCCTGCCACAAAGGAGCTCCCTCAGTGGCTCAGAAGTAAGGAATCaatctgcagtgctggagacacaggagacctgggttcgatccctgggtagggaagatcatctagagaagggaatggctacccactccagtattcttgcctggagaattccatggacagaggagcctagcgggctacagtccatggggtcacataaagtcggacatgactgcatgactaacacacacacaaggattaGAAAGGCACGAAGAGAGGCAAATCAGAATGCTACTCTCAGGGGAAATGGATTGTCAACTGGGGACCCAAATAAGAGATTTGGATTCTAGAAGAAGTTATATGAAATTAAGCAGGACTCCAATAAATTTATGGGATGCAAAATTCAGAATAAGCCTGAATCTCTACTATTTCTCATGTTCAAGACTATAATTATTCCAAGAGCCAAGGACAGGGCTGAACCcacagggtcttttttaatgccCTTAGGCACAACATTGAAAAATTGCCAACCTCAGCACTGTTGTGGCGAAGAAGCCAGGCATATAATTCTAATAGTACTATAGAATGACTACCCTATTAGCCTGCTTGCCTGTCTTTGAGAATTGAATTCTACATGGATAGCATAATCATTGTTAGCAGAATAGTATCATTGTTGGAAGAATAGTTATCCTTATgtgtggttgggtcctgcacccATTTTGGGATCTCTGGCACACTGAATTTGCCTCTGAGGTTTCTAGCGCTTTCACTTCTCCAGTATACTAGAAAGCCATCTGCCACCCTGCTTGAGAATACTTTGTTTTATCCAACTTCCCTTGAAAGTTCAGTACAAATGTCAAGTCCTTCCTGTTTCCATTCATTATTCAAAATGCACTAGTATCTTTTCAGAAACTTGCTTGTGTTTAGGGTTTCTTCCAGAACAAGTTAGCTTCTTCATCCAGATTGGATTTCCAGCCAACGTTCTTACTATTGCAAGGCGTTAAGACATTTAACAAAGCAAATCTTTGACcttttcattatttccattgGGGTCCTATCAATGATTGGAAGATCAATTTGTACATCATCGTGGACATCTTTCCTGAACCAATTCTTGCTCTTCATAAGAGCAATTCTTGCTATTCACCCCCTCATAAGTATCTCTTAACACTTGCGAATTCATTTCACACAGTTTCAATATTGATCCTTTGCTCTAAACAATAGCCACTTATTTTTTCAGCGCCGTGAAAATAGCATGAATTTCACCACCAGTGCTAGCTAGTGCACGACTGACCGGCTGATGTTGACAATTTTGTTCCTGAAAGTTAAAGCATGTTTCCAGTTTGGCCTTGGTCACAGTTTCAAACATTGAGCAATAACTTCCATTTGGATTGCATAGAGGTAAACCCAAGGatgattattttagaaattaggACACTTATGTTGTCCTTTCTCGTTCATGCATTTTGTAATCATCGTCCCAGGCCAGGACTAGCTGAAGGTCATTGCTCCAGGGGCTTGAACATAGGTAAGGAGGGCTTTGAAGAACCCCTGAGTCTCAGCTTAGTTACTGACATGTACCTCTTATAGCACCCAAGAATATTTGTCTTATCCTATCTCTTGAGGAACTACAGTACATGCTAATGGTTAAGATAGCAGGCAGTGGAGTTAGAGCTGGGTTTGAAACCTAATTTCACCATTCACTACCTTGGTTAGGTGAATCATTTTAACCGAAttgcagtttcctcatttatacaATGAGATGATATCTCCCTGCAAAGTTCACAAGGcttaaatgaaagaatatatgtaaaacacTTAGCATGATGCCTAGCACGTATTGAGCTGTCTACTATTAATGGGCAGGAAGACCAGTCTGACTTAATGTAAAGTCAGAATTTCTTTCAAAGCTATAAGGGAATACCGCTAATACTGACTCTTCTTTTTCAGGAACTCGCTTCACAGAGAAATGTCAGAAACATATTCCATTCCAGTTGTGCTCCAAAGGGAGGCTGAGACTCTCTCAGGCTTGTGGGGTATATTCCTGCTTCCTTGGGACATGACCCCACACCCGTTATTCCTGAACTGAAGACACTGCTGGCCTTTAACTTCCCCACTAGAATGGTCTtggctttctcttttcttaactGTCACCACCACTAGCTAAGGACTGAGGGCTTCCATCAGTTCTCTGTGTCTCCGCATACCAGGCTGACTTCATTCAGATGAACTTCTTTCTCGGTGGATTGATTAACTGAGGTCTCATTGTTTGTTATTGTTACTCCCAAATAAATACAGTGGATTGTTTTACTAAGTAGATGGCTTAATGGGATCCATACTAACAAACAGATAAATATAGTCAAGTTTCCAACTCTGAATATTCGTTGAAAGGACTGTTGATGAAGCTGATGAATACTTTGgctccctgatgtgaagaaccaactcactgaaaaCTACCTTGatctgggagagattgaaggggGCAGCAgcagatgagatagttagatagcatcactgactgaatggacatgaatttgagcaaactccagaagacaggggagcacagagaagcctggcatgctacaatgcatggcatcacagagagtcagacacgacttagtgactgaacaacagcaacaaatacttGCTTGGTGTGTAAATGAAACACATTACCCATGTGATTCTAAGATATTAATTTACCACcaactctctcctttctttttgtaGGTGCTGAAATAGTAAACTCCTAACCTTGTTTATAAATAAGACAGTTTCAGATTATAAAGTAGGGGAATCCAAATTAATGAGCTTTAGTTTGTCTATATTAACCCTAACTATAATGATATATCACTTATCTGAAAGTTCTCTTGCTAGAAACCATAATTGTCTAATACTTTCAAAGCTAAACTCTAAAACTTAACCTTTAAAAACCCTAGAGCAGCAAAATTTTGTATAGATTATATAAAATCCACACATCAAAACTCATGCAGAGTACTTACAGAAAAACTCCTAAGGCTCTCAGTCTTACTTTATACACAACTGTAACTCAGCATGGTTTGTGAGCCTAGGATAGAATAGAAGACATCAAAGGGCTACTGGAGGCATAAACAATATAATCAGCAAGCAAAAACTTTAGAAAGAAAACAGGATAcagctttaaaaataagatagccTGTGGCCATTTCTTGGATGATTAAACTGATACACTAAGGACACACCTTATAGTCCAGCCCAACTCAATGATTAGTGTCCATAGCAATGACCTGGAGTCAACCTGAACAGGGCAAATTGTGTCAGGTCCAGTTGGCATGAAAAGATAGGGATGGACAAAAGAGATAaggagattaacatatacaaactTTCAGCTTAAATATGTCAGggggatgtaatgtacacatAGGGTATATAGTCAGTAATGTAACAGTTTTGTACAATGATGGATGGCAACTGGTTTCATTGAGACGGTCATTTCATAAtccataaaaatatcaaatcactgtgttgtacagttGAAGCTAatctaatattatatattaattataaataacttttaagaCCATAGAGACATCCATTTGAAACAATTACAATGAAAAGGACTTGGCCACTGCAAGCACACTTCTATTATCTGAGACATGTACTTGCAAACATTTCCTTGCCAGCCAGTGCCAAACAGATCAGGTGTTAAGGTATCTGCCAACCAAGCGTGTCACACTAGGCTCTGCCAGTCTGGCTTCAATGAACAGATAAGGGCTTGTAATGAGCACATTATTTACatgtaaataaagaaaatgatggTGAAATATTCATGaaactttttttctcccctccctgAAGTGGCACACATGGGAATATTAGCAGTGTAGGTGGATCCCAGTTATTAACAACTTCGAGTTAATGAGGTAGCTGTTTTGCTGTATCTGtgtctggtgggggagggggttatTCTCTAGGGATAAATCCTAAACCTCCAGAGAGTTTATTAGACAAaaaggatacttggggctggtcaTTTTGCCATACCACTTTTCAGAAGAAATGTGTTCCAGCAAAAAACGAAGATATTGGGAAGGAAAAGTTATTTTTCCAGATTTCTAATGAAGTCAGGGAATTTCCTCTCACCTTGTTACCAATAGTACCATACCctcttgggggggggggcgtggaGAAGTGCAAAATAATATCCTCCCAAGGAGCTGCTATGGACTTGCTTTTAATAACTCCCCCTGAGCACATCTCCTAGTAAAGTTCTTTGTAGTTAAAATGCCTCCTTTAACAAAGTCATGTGCGACCAATTAAAACCACCAAATTCTGCAGTGAATGCTGCACTAACTCCTTAATCCTAAAAATTAGTctgcaaaggaaggaaggaaaatgacGAAAGAAAGGGAGCCACTTACAAACTTAGCTTCAGGGAGTGCACAGGTTGCTTGTAAGCAAATGCACTGTGTGTGTATCTACACAGAATGATTTTTGTGCATTTTGTAGGGAGACATTTATATGaaagatggtgtgtgtgtatatattcatacCCATATATATCTGCACATATATGGATAATCTGACTGTTTATGTAAATAGAATGTTTACACTGGGGCCGTTTAGTGGAGGGATAAAGAGTTTAATATATTTCGACATGGCTCCTAACAACAGCCTTTGTTTAAGCCCAGCCCCCAGTAATGAGTGCCCTTAAAGATGGCTTGGAATCATTCAGAAAAAGTTGTATCAGGCTCATTTTGGTATAAGAAAACCAAAAGCTATCTGTTTGAAGCAAATTATaaaggacatttttattttaagtggtgcttccctggtggctcagaggttaaagcgtctgcctgcaatgcaggagacctgggttcgatccctgagccgggaagatcccctggagcaggaaatggcaacccacttcagtattcttgcctggagaatcccatggatggaggagcctggtgcgctacagtccacggggttgcaaagagtcggacatgtctgagcaacttcactttacttctaTTATTTCGGACATGCATGTATAAAGAGCTTCTTTCCCAGCCAGTTGCAGACAGATTAAGTGTTATAGTATCTGCCAACCAAAGCAGGTCACACTAGATTCTGTCACTGCGGGTACGGGTCTCTGTGTCAACATTTTGTCTGTGGTGTGTGCATGGatgcatatgtgtgtttgtgtgtgattgCTCCAGTTAGGGTGTGTTTATGCACGTAGAAATGGGCAGATGTGAGGAGATgtacattttttaatgaattcaatCTGACTTGAACACCTGGTTTCTGCTAGCATCTTACTTTGATTATCATTATTCCTAGTTTCCCATTCTGGTTctctattttgcctttttcaatGGAGGTCCCATGGATCAAATTTGGCTCAATTAGAGATTGCCTGTATTccctgaccctgcccacctgttGAGCTTATCAATGCCATTACCCACCCTGTAGCCTCAACTGCATCCTCTTGCCGAAGCTGCCACCTGTTCTTTGGTCGATTCTGGCCAGAGCTACTTCCTTGAAACAGACCTAATAACCCTGCTTAGGCTAAGTTAAGCACTAGTCCTGGCAGAACTAATGGCAGAAGTAAGGTGACAAGGTTGGGCTGCAGGTCTCAGCATGGTgtgaaccaggctcccctgaGGACAGTAGGAACACGGATGCATGAGAGGCTGCCTGATGTGGGGAGTACTGATTCGGGGTGGGGGGAAGCACACCAGAAGCTCCCAGGGCCCTTGATCCGAAGAGAAAaccaagtgaagtgaaatgagagCCAACTGTGGAAGGCTGTTGGAAGGTAATcagtggcaggaaggaagaagaggagagacgAGTGAAAGCAAATATGGAGGTCTTGGCACATCACTTCAAAGAGAGCTAAGAAGTCCCAGTGCTGTCCCCAGGAACACACGGGACAACTATTCACTGAGAGACTACTATgtgttaagggcttcccaggtggctcagcagtaaagaatccacttgcaatgcagaagactcaggttcaatcccaggttggaagatccctggagaaggaaatggcaacacactccagtattcttgcctgggaaatcccatggacagaggagcctggtgagttacagtccatggggtcgcaaagagttgagcctctaaacaacaacaactacacgTCAAGCACCTGCCAGGCACTGGGTGTATTTCAGTAAACAGAACATAGTctcttctttcaaggagtaagcttcGTAtttgaggtcaagaagcaagtcgTTTTTAATGCTTCTCTGTGAGAGGTTCCACAATAGATGTGAGAAGTTCCACAATAGATGTGAGAAAACTTTTCCTGGAAAAATGGAGTTAGGCAGGTGAATAGTGGGGAGGAGAATGAATATTTAGAGGCCACCCTTTGGCTTCAGGATAAAGTCCAGATTCCTTGGCTTGGAATAGAAGGCCCTTCGTGAACTGGCTCCAGTTTCTCAGTTCTCAGTTGTCACCACCGTTGCCCACACTCGCTAGATGCAGCCATGTCGGATTACTTGCCGTAGCTTGGACGTGCACACTCTCTTTCACATccaaaccactgcagatgatCACTTTATATGGAATGgctccccaggccccacccatGCAACCCTACTTATTTGATTCAGCTCAGATAACACTCCACTGGGAAGT
The genomic region above belongs to Ovis canadensis isolate MfBH-ARS-UI-01 breed Bighorn chromosome X, ARS-UI_OviCan_v2, whole genome shotgun sequence and contains:
- the LOC138930828 gene encoding olfactory receptor 6N1-like codes for the protein MGNLTTVKEFLLLGFGNLHGLQFFLLGIFLGMYVVTLLGNLLILIIISLDRNLQTPMYFFLSNFSFLEIWYTTSIAPKMLQTLLVGPKVISFVGCVVQFYFFGSMAVAECFLLAAMSYDRYLAICSPLQYPSLMNLHTCVLLASGSWLGGFLTPVVTVAMTFQLPFCAAYTIDHFFCDLAPVLKLACSDTEIVEKTAFLLASFVTMVPFVLTVASYIHIVAAVLRIPSAAGKRRAFSTCSSHLTVVTLYYGTLGTVYAVPAATWAAVLNKIFSLFYTVVTPMVNPIVYSLRNKDVQKAVRRLMSHWASAKGSSGPPPPPGSIFFLRTAWASMKDTKH